The sequence GGCGCAAAAGCGCCCTCTGATTCCGGTCCAGGGCTCCCACGTCCACATCCCTGAACAGGTACGTACCCTCCGTCGGCATGTCGAGACAGCCGAGGATGTTCATACACGTCGATTTGCCCGATCCGCTGGGTCCCATCACCGCCACGAACTCGCCTTCATCGATGGAAAGGTCAATGCCCCTGAGGGCCTCGACCATGGCGTTCCCCTTTCCGTATATCTTTGTCACCCCTCTGAACTCGATCAGATGGCCCGCATGTTCGCTGTCGCGAAGATCTTCCTCTTCCGTCATCACTTTGTCCCCGTGATCGTATCGGTAACAACCTCCGTCCCGGGCTGAAGGTTCCCGCTCGTCACCTCTGTCACACCGCCATTCTGTGCGCCGACGGTGATGGAAACGGAGGCCAGTTGACCCTTGCTCAGGGTAAAGATCCGTTTCTGCTGTTTTTTGCCCCTCTCTTCACGCGGCTGTGCCCCCTGTCTCGGGGGTCGGGGAAGCAGCGCGCCGACGACTCCGCCTGATGCCTTCTTCTCCTGCTGAACGGGAGGCGAGAAGCGCAGCGCGGCGCTGGGCACGAGAACGACGTTCTCCAGTTTCTTCACGGTGATGTCCGCCGTGGCGGTCATGCCCGGGCGCAGGGACAGGTCGGGATTACTGACCCTCAGCACCGTTTCGTACGTCACGACCCCGGACGTCGTAGAGGAACCGTACCGGGCCTGGGTGATCTCGGCTTCAAAGGCACGGTCCGGATAGGCATCGACGTTGAACGTGGCCTTTTGTCCTTCCTGTACCTTGCCTATGTCGGCCTCGTCCACATTCACGTGGAGCTCCATCTTTGTCAGGTCCTCGGCAAGGGTGAAGAGCACGGGGGCAGTGAAAGACGCCGCCACGGTCTGCCCCGGTTCGATGCTCCGCGCAAGGACAATGCCGTTGATGGGTGATTTGATGACCGATTTCGACAGATCCGTCAGCTGCGCGTTGAGAGCGGCCTCAGCCTGAGACACGGAAGCCTTGTAGTTCGCCGCGTCCGCCTTTGCCCGATCGAAGGCGGCCTTCGCCGCGTCCATCTCCGTCTGTGAAGGGACCTTGCCGCCGCTTAAGTCCCAGACCCTCTGGAACTGCGTCAACTTTGACTGCGTCTCCGTAACCGTTGCCCGGGCCTGCTGCTCCTTTGCCTTTGCCGCTTCCAGCGCCGCCCTGGATTGAGCGATGGTCGCCTGCAGTTTCGTGGTGTCAAGCCTCGCCAGGACCTGGCCCGCCTTGACCTTGCTGTTATAATCCGCCTCAACGGTCCTGATGGTGCCCGAGAGCTCGCTGCCCACGTCAACCTTGTTCGTCGGCTGCAGGGTTCCCGTGGCGGTCACCACGACAACAAGGTCTCCGCGCCTGACCTGTTCCGTCTTGTACTCAACCGCCTTTGATTTCCCTCGTACCCCCAGAACTACAAGCACGACAACCACTGCGGCAAGAACCAGACAGCCCGGCAAAAGATAGCGCCTGAAACGTCCCGAACCCGTCAGAGGGCCTCTTCCCAGGACCTTCGCCGCGACTGACTTCGGATCAATCTTCATTTTCATGTGTCTTCCTTGTATCCGTCTTCTCTTCCTCACGTGATGCCATTGATTCCCACCCCCCTCCGAGGGCCTTGTACAGCTT comes from Syntrophorhabdus sp. and encodes:
- a CDS encoding efflux RND transporter periplasmic adaptor subunit, whose protein sequence is MKMKIDPKSVAAKVLGRGPLTGSGRFRRYLLPGCLVLAAVVVVLVVLGVRGKSKAVEYKTEQVRRGDLVVVVTATGTLQPTNKVDVGSELSGTIRTVEADYNSKVKAGQVLARLDTTKLQATIAQSRAALEAAKAKEQQARATVTETQSKLTQFQRVWDLSGGKVPSQTEMDAAKAAFDRAKADAANYKASVSQAEAALNAQLTDLSKSVIKSPINGIVLARSIEPGQTVAASFTAPVLFTLAEDLTKMELHVNVDEADIGKVQEGQKATFNVDAYPDRAFEAEITQARYGSSTTSGVVTYETVLRVSNPDLSLRPGMTATADITVKKLENVVLVPSAALRFSPPVQQEKKASGGVVGALLPRPPRQGAQPREERGKKQQKRIFTLSKGQLASVSITVGAQNGGVTEVTSGNLQPGTEVVTDTITGTK